In one Cyprinus carpio isolate SPL01 chromosome B2, ASM1834038v1, whole genome shotgun sequence genomic region, the following are encoded:
- the LOC109104032 gene encoding target of EGR1 protein 1, which produces MSSSMTIPVIDVQGNNFKELWAAMVIAIKTSSFIAIDTELSGLGSRKALLAESIEDRYKAICHAARTRSILSLGFACYKKLDDKDDSTYLVQVYNLTLLCSEEYIIEPQSVQFLVQHGFDFNKQYAEGISYYKGNDKGSDAHGVNMRSLFIELLRANKPLVVHNGLIDMVFLYQCFYAHLPDRLGTFIADLSQMFPSGIYDTKYATEYELRFTASYLEYAYKKCKLENSKAIAGGGNGSHVFLEFCKYTGSMQSYIDYRPCLDNQNQDGALNICVQFSAYGWCPNGSQCSMSHDTDLIIQQDEKIREDKRKKRKRKNKKKGSQGPTEACSSPQGKRLHFEETELDQAVPISEHQEKTPSSEPADATHAFEPEKADSKNGNEESQPEASSEAPVRPKEKKAEGGTHRAGFDAFMTGYIFAYARNLSENTEESSTAPLIPACLNKLFLSGKSLPLHVAKSTFSKSSKAHVHKMEYVWGKGTAVKPEGTA; this is translated from the exons ATGTCATCCTCAATGACAATCCCAGTTATAGATGTACAGGGAAACAACTTTAAGGAGTTGTGGGCAGCAATGGTGATAGCCATTAAAACATCTTCATTCATCGCCATTGATACG GAACTGAGTGGTCTTGGATCAAGGAAAGCTCTTCTAGCTG aatCCATTGAAGACAGATACAAAGCCATATGCCATGCAGCTCGCACACGGTCCATACTTTCATTGGGCTTTGCTTGTTATAAAAAGCTTGACGACAAA GATGACAGCACATACCTGGTCCAGGTTTACAATCTGACCTTGCTTTGTTCAGAGGAATACATCATTGAACCTCAGTCAGTGCAGTTCCTTGTACAACACGGATTTGACTTCAACAAACAATACGCTGAAGGCATTTCTTATTATAAGGGTAATGATAAA gGAAGTGATGCCCATGGGGTAAACATGCGCTCCTTGTTCATAGAACTGCTTAGGGCCAACAAGCCCTTAGTGGTCCATAATGGTCTGATAGACATGGTCTTCTTGTACCAATGCTTTTATGCCCATCTTCCTGATCGACTGGGCACCTTCATTGCCGATCTGTCCCAGATGTTTCCATCAGGCATCTATGACACCAAGTATGCAACGGAGTATGAGCTGCGGTTTACAGCCTCATACTTGGAATATGCCTATAAGAAATG TAAGCTGGAAAATAGCAAAGCCATTGCAGGAGGTGGCAATGGGAGTCATGTGTTCCTAGAGTTTTGTAAATATACAGGCAGCATGCAGAGCTACATAGACTACAGGCCGTGCTTGGACAACCAGAATCAGGATGGTGCCCTCAACATCTGTGTTCAGTTCTCT GCATATGGATGGTGTCCTAACGGCTCTCAGTGCTCCATGTCACATGACACAGACCTTATAATCCAGCAGGATGAGAAGATCAGAGAAgacaagaggaagaagaggaagcgCAAGAACAAAAAGAAAGGTTCTCAAGGGCCCACTGAGGCATGCAGTTCCCCGCAGGGCAAAAGGTTGCACTTTGAAGAGACTGAGCTGGACCAGGCAGTGCCCATATCTGAACATCAGGAGAAGACCCCAAGTTCTGAGCCAGCAGATGCCACACATGCGTTTGAACCTGAGAAAGCAGATAGCAAAAATGGAAATGAGGAATCTCAGCCGGAAGCATCTTCTGAAGCTCCTGTTAGACCAAAAGAGAAGAAAGCGGAAGGAGGAACTCACCGAGCAGGGTTTGATGCTTTTATGACCGGCTATATTTTTGCTTATGCCAGAAACCTGTCAGAAAACACAGAAGAATCCAGCACTGCTCCCCTCATCCCTGCGTGTCTCAATAAGCTCTTCCTCAGTGGCAAGTCTCTTCCTCTACATGTAGCCAAAAGCACCTTCTCCAAGTCTTCAAAGGCTCATGTGCACAAGATGGAATACGTCTGGGGAAAAGGCACTGCTGTAAAACCTGAAGGAACTGCATAG